Below is a window of Quercus robur chromosome 6, dhQueRobu3.1, whole genome shotgun sequence DNA.
cttctcacatAATCAGTAAGTCTCGTATTTAATTAGTGGACATGTGAAAGGGAAGGTACACATTTATTGTGTTTTCAGACCACTGAATAGTTACTTCCTAATTTATACTAGGTTATGGTAGTGTATTACCGTTAAGAATCATTTCTTTCATTTGTAGCCATGCTAAATTGCTAATATAGTAGAGTTGGGATATATAACAGAAATATCTTAGGCAAAGAATATATTTCTGGATTGGCAATTATTAACTTTCAACTAATTGCTTGAGTTAACCAAGATGGAATTAAGCGAGCTATTGTTTTCTTGCAAAAATATATAGGATCACAAATTTATGTGCCACTATTTTGAtgtaacaatttgtaaaaaaaaaatagtagtggGCTCTTgtaaaagtgacaaacaaaCATTCATAATTTGTCaagtcaaaattttgaaaaataaacttgtCGTCTTATGGTCATTTCTCCCTTTACGAGACAGAGGTGTCACTATTCTTACATCACATTGGAGACAATTTGTCTTATAGCATTCTATATGTGACCCAATTATTGAGGCAGCTAGCCAATATATGGATAATCTTTTTAGAATTCAAGTATCAAGAGACATTGCGTATATTTTTCAAAGGTAGTTTCAAGACAAAAAATCTTTACCTTAAGTCAAGCTACGTGCCTAAAAGGGCAAGTTCATGTTCAAGGGTCAATCAAACCATGAACAAATGAGCTAATTAAAACCCACAAAAAGGCATTGCATTGATAGCGTTGGCATGTTACTTTTGTTTTGAACTTGTCAAATGCTATATGCTAATTGGGTAATACCAATAAGTGTCCTTAGAGCCAAGGTTTTCAGACCTAGACCGTTCATTGAACTGTAAAaaagagaggttcaaggtttttgaggtcgaatcGAGGTCGAACTGGGATCGAACCGtaatgacgtcataattaatttaataattatttaaattataaataaatatattgaataaataaatattgaaaatttaactaaaataatccaaaacaaatatagatagtatttttttaacataactttcataacaaaaataagaattattaaattctaaaaaaacataaataactattgagtttttaaattatttttaagtcatGACAAAGTACACTTTAGTAcctagtaatttttattttatgaaactcAATAAAATAGTTAAGAGACAAATTGGTTCATTTGCTCATGGCCAAGCCCATTTGACTAcggatcattttttttttcccaactcCCAAGCTGAATAGTCAATGTTCAccatttattatgaattaaaaatcaaaagctagATGAAgatgttcatgcatttaaaaattgttaaagttaaataaatttcaaaacccAAGAAAGAAGTGCTTGACAGCAAGCAAGCACTAAATGTTAGTAGTTGACAACAAAGCAAATATAAGTGGTCGAGACTAAAGCACGCAGCAGCAGCAAAGAACTGTTTAGAAGCAGGGAAGaagtctacaatatttttagtagtattttcacaataaaatttatttgaaaagttgttactagttttaatttaaacccattattaaaattatttttttactcaccaatattaactaataactaTCTATTACTTAAAACTTATTGTGAAATATTGTGAAAAcattttattgtgattttttattctttttcttttctttccttgcATCCATATGGAGCAtacgtttctttttctttcttttttttttttttttttttttctcttgttttttatCCTCCACACACATATCTCCATCGCCTCATCTAACTCCTctctgcttttatttttctttcttcatctctagctctctttctcattctctttctctcatactCTCACCTTGTCACACACACATTACCGACAGAGAATAAAGCCAAAAGATCTCCCTTCTCATCTCCAGTTCCCTTCCTCCTCCAAACTCGACAAAGATCTCCCCTTCTTGCTCAAATCCCTAAATTACCCTTTCAAATTCAACAAATCCATTCTCAAAGCCCTTGGTACTCCTCACCACTGGCCTTCCATTCTCGCCATCATTCACTGGCTTGTCCAGATCGCTCTTTTCAAAGACAATCTCTcctcttctgtattttttttttttattttttttattttttattatttttttataggttcAGTTTCAAAGGGAAGTAGGGAACCGTGAGAAGCAGTATGATCACGGTTCTCAAAACCGTGAGGTCCGATTGCAGTTCACACGGGTCcctatttttttcctataaagcGGTTCTTGAGGCTAAAAGAATCGCAAAAATGAGCGGTTCGAGGTTTTCTTGGTTGGATCGTACGGTCcggtccgggtttcaaaaccttgcttGGTGCATTAGTTaataatccaattaaaaaatgtttttatggaaataataataataataataataatgttttaacattttttttattttccataaaaataatgtaaaaaatttcctaaaatagattgttaatcAATGTCCTAaagcactcgttagcatttccatGCTAATTATCATGTCATTATGTGTCAAATGTTAGAAACAGGTTTGAGTCATAGGTTTTTGGTAGTCTATTAATCCAAAACAACCGTTCATTTTATCATTTGAAacactttcaaaattttatcataatgaaaaagaaaaatctcttgTACATATCAATCAGCAATAAAACCAGACATGGAAGATTGGGACGCTTGGAAAATGAAATAATCTTTCAAGGATAATATCTTCCCGAATCCCCAATTAGTGGTTCCTCAACCTCAAactttgaattgaatttttgataaaaatcaaCAGTTGGGAGAATATCCATCCAATTTTAttcaacagattttttttttttttttattgcttttagcTTTTTCCTAAAATAACCTGTTCCAAAAGACAGGATTAGGCAAACTCCTCTTTGcacattgaaaaaatatatataggacAACAAAAGGTATACCAATAAAATAGAGGACATCAAGAACTTTATTTGTAGAATGCATCTACAATAGTCTTTTCTatattgaattcaaaatgatgATATAATTAGTAAGAAATTATAATACATACTCACCAATTAGCAATGGAGAATGAATGATCCCACTAACAAGAAAATTATGGAAAACATAGCAGATAATAGAGTAACTGATGGTTGAACACGTCCTTTGTCCTTCCTTATTATCATCCCCTCAATTATTGGAAAATTTATAACTAAGATGTAGAATGAGATGAAAACTTGCACAAACATATTGTCCCAATCGCCCAAAAAGACCACTCTGACAAGTCCACCAACAAACGAAGCCATGTTCAAGATGATAAGAGCAACCATaggaacaagaaaaatgtttgGTATTTGGAAACCAAATTTGCCCATTTCGTATAATTTGAGTTGTTCATCGTCATCAACTTTGTTGCTGGGCACGAAACTGGCTTCTTTAATACCAATACGCTTCATAATACCATCTAAGGTTCCATATATGTGAAATGTAACTGACTTCATCATCCATATCCTTTGTTCATTTACCCATGAGAGGAATGACCCTCCAGTAAAGAGGATTTCTTGCAAAAGTTTAGCTAGAGACGATAAAAAgatgaacaaaaatataacaaaatatgaGCTTGAAACCTGCAGTGACACAAGTGATGAGTATATATAAGAGGGAAACCTTTTATTAACTATTAAATGTAATAAGAGATCATGAAGGAAATGTGTATGTGTTCTTACCTTAGGGTACAATGGGATTCCATTGAGTAAACACAATTGTGGAATAGTGGCAAAACACCATAATGGCAAGAAATAGAAAGGGAAAAATGACAGTTCTCCATAGCACATGCTCTCAAGAAATGACATCCTTGGTGGACCATATATGAGGGGACAAAACTTTGAGAAACCGACTTCTATCAACCCAGAGCTCCATCTCATGCCTTGAATCATTAAGTCATTCAAATTCGCACTGCCGCTTCCTAAGAATTGTGCCCTCGATGGATTACAATAAACCGAGGTCCAACCTTTGCAATGTAAGATGAACCCGGTAAAGAAATCTTCTGCCACAGAATCATATAGGAAACCAACCTGCCAAGCAAtagtcaaaatattttatatcaagcTCCATCCattaatggttaaaaaaataaataatatagggAAAAAAGTTAATGAGATTTATTGCCTCTTTGCCCCATTTAGTGTCATTTTCATAGGTGCAGGAGGCTAATACTTGAGTCTCTTTCAACAATTCTTGTTGACCATTGATCGCATTAGGCTCGTAGTTTCCGCGAAGGGATTTGATTAATTCATTGGATGAACCAAATGACTGTTTAAGTTCCGTGAGATCAACATCTGAAAAGTAAAAGTGAAACTACCATCACTATGACATGTCAACAATATTGATGGCTATTAGTTATGGCATATATATCATATTTGAACAGAAAGTGTTGCCTCCCTTCCACTTTTTCTAATTGAACTATACTGCATTTTctgtaataataataagtcaAGGAACACACtcattttcacaattgttattGAAATTGGTGTTTAAGAAAAGTGATTTATAGTAGTGGTTATATGTGAAAGTGATGATTTGATGACAATTTGCTACATTAAGAGTTGCAAAATTGTTGTGTTTCTAGCGTAAATATTTCTCCCAATGGCAATtaatagataaaattttcaacaaaccTTCGTGTATGAAACTTCCACATAATGACACCCTCTTGATATAAAAGCCAGTGCCAGACAATACAGGTCCCTGGAGCCCATCTAGACCACACAACATTAACTACAACGGGCAGAAAAATCATTAGAgaaaaatttccatttttcatCCACTCTTGAAGGCTCTGATATGCATATTTCCAAACACTGTGTTTCAATTTCCATACCGAATATGCTGATCTCAGTTGAGCATCATAGATGTCGTTCTTACAGATGTTGTGGAATCTCTGAGGAAATTGAACAAAAGCAAGTGTGGGCGAGATCTTAGGATCAAGGTGGAAACACATTGCCTGCCTAGCTGAAGTCGGGTCATTGCAATACATGTCACAATCAAGTGCCAATATGTAGGGGGAGTTGCTTATCACGCTAGAGACTCGTTGCTGCAATAAAATTTGTCTAAGTATTTCATACAGTAATGATACATAGAGTATATATAGGAGGGAAATGATCATACAAGAACATTGACTGCTCCGGCTTTAAAATGATGGGGATGAGAAGGCCTTTTCTCACGAGCAACATAAACAAGAAGTGGAATattttcttggtcttcttgTACTTTATCATCGGAATCATCTTGTATCACCTGCCAAATTTTGTGTATTAGACAATTTGGTGGGAATTAATGAtcgaaaagtaaagaaaaaggaatatgttgacatttaaaaaaaaaattataaatgtatgATAAGAGGTAtccaaaagtaaaaaacaagattaaaattaGAGGGATGTGAGGGATGTGCACATATGCATTATAAAAATAGTACCTCAATAACAGAAGGGTGATCTTGAGCAGTGATCCTACTATTGTCACCAagtcttcctctctcttttactTCAGTTATAGATTTCTTGAACATCTCGTATCTTTCCTGTACCAAATATCACCCATCTGTTTATGTGGCAGCTAAAACATAATATTTTCTTGCAAAAAGCAAACGTCTAAAACGTGCCTCAAACAATTAACACTAAATAATGATTGTTTTACACCAGGGGTAGACCTAGGATTTTAAACTAGGGGAGCagaaatataagaagaaaaaaaaaatctaaataggTATCCATATATTACTAACAAACTATCAATCAAGAtcaatacacaaaatcattgtttcttaatacattaaaatacaATCATTtactaataaagacaaaaaaaaaaaaaaaatacaaaataatattatttcttaaaagaatcaactgttgcaaaaaaaaaaaaaaaaaaaaaattattttcacaaacCAAAACTTACTTTTGCTACTTTTAGCATTTGAAATGTCTTGTATAGTagttttttggtatttggtgttctaaatactaaatatttaccATTTAGAACATTTAATGCTAGTATTCTAATACTGGATTgattgagattttttattttttattttaaaattttgtttttgttaagtttttgagttgAGTAGTTGCTAGTTGAGTTATGCTAATTAAAAGAGAATGAATCTAAATTTTTGGAAGAGTGAGACACagctctaaaaaaaatatatatatatatatattatcattaaaaaaaaattcttctttttttttttctttgggctagggggggggggggggctactttttttttcctttttttttttggcctggggcCTGGGCCCCCTTGGCACCCCTATGGGTCCGTCCCCTTTTTACACTATAGTTGATACACATTAGTTTACACCAGAGACGGCTCAGACTTTAAACTTAAGGGGGGGCAGGGGAGGGGAGTATACGctaaaaaaattcttgatttgTAATTAAATGAgactatcttaaaaaaattaatgtttccAATATTTCctttcattatatatttaaataattttcaaatgtttCATCAATTTCTAACCTTATAGCCTAACGAGTTAGAATTAAAAACAACATGTAAACAAAAACATGATAAGAAAAACCTT
It encodes the following:
- the LOC126688712 gene encoding cellulose synthase A catalytic subunit 7 [UDP-forming]-like — encoded protein: MEGSLPLHICHVNPLSIFINRSHTFIHSIALALLIYYRASFLFQHPKISATPILPWLLVFVAELVLSFIWLIGQAYRWRPVSRTVFPERLPEDDKLPAIDVFIFTVDPNKEPTLKVMNTVLSAMALDYPQGKLHVYVSDDGGSPVTLHGLKEAWRFAKWWLPFCRRYRIKTRCPEAYFSASNDDDDEGFGSSEFITERKKTQERYEMFKKSITEVKERGRLGDNSRITAQDHPSVIEVIQDDSDDKVQEDQENIPLLVYVAREKRPSHPHHFKAGAVNVLQRVSSVISNSPYILALDCDMYCNDPTSARQAMCFHLDPKISPTLAFVQFPQRFHNICKNDIYDAQLRSAYSLMLCGLDGLQGPVLSGTGFYIKRVSLCGSFIHEDVDLTELKQSFGSSNELIKSLRGNYEPNAINGQQELLKETQVLASCTYENDTKWGKEVGFLYDSVAEDFFTGFILHCKGWTSVYCNPSRAQFLGSGSANLNDLMIQGMRWSSGLIEVGFSKFCPLIYGPPRMSFLESMCYGELSFFPFYFLPLWCFATIPQLCLLNGIPLYPKVSSSYFVIFLFIFLSSLAKLLQEILFTGGSFLSWVNEQRIWMMKSVTFHIYGTLDGIMKRIGIKEASFVPSNKVDDDEQLKLYEMGKFGFQIPNIFLVPMVALIILNMASFVGGLVRVVFLGDWDNMFVQVFISFYILVINFPIIEGMIIRKDKGRVQPSVTLLSAMFSIIFLLVGSFILHC